GAAGTGTTGAAGGACTGGAAGCTATGACAGAGGTTGCCGTGACAGGTGAGCTGGGCCAGCTTGCTAGATAGAGTCTGTAAGGAAAAACATTGTCCAAGAGAACTGTAGGAATACGTGCCCAAAttaccagaaagaaaaatgagttcTGTGGCCAACAGTGAATGTCCCAACAGGTAGAGTTTCCATCTAGCAACAGCTCAAGAAGTTAAAATTCAACGAGACTAAGAACCCTACTTCTCTCACCAGCCCAGCGTATCCCCAGAGAAATGCACGATGTAAAAGCAATAAAACCTTACAATTAACATAGTAGCTGCTCCACTTCTAGGGTGATTCACTGCTGTCATCAGCCAAATTTTCAGGGCTCTTGGCTGTGTGTGCTTAAAAGATTTGAAATTCTATTGCACGCGAAGCCTAAGATATTTACGTGAAGTGTTATTTTGTTGAATCTGAGTACAAACATATTTTGTACTTTGAAGTAATTTCAGAAAAGTTATGAAAGTAGTACAAGGAATTCCCTTTATCCAAATTCCCTAAGAACTGTTACTTTACCATGttttttatcattctctttaaCAAATTTTTTCAGCTGTTTGAGAGTACACGGAAAGATCTGATGCTTTTTTACCCTTAAATGCTTTGTGTACACTTCtgaaaaaccaggaaattaacctCCATATGATCATTAAAACAATATTAACATCGATATGGTACTATTAATGAATTCTATCCTTACTCAAATTTTGTTACTTATCCAACTTACAAACTTTACGGCACCCACACAAAAAATTTTCTGGCCCAGGATGCAATCCAGGATcacagtttatattttaaaagtcaattcgCAGTATAGAGCTCTACCTTGTCGTTTATTacggaaattttttttttttaaagattttatttatttatgtgacagagagacagccagcgagagagggaacacagcagggcagtgggagaggaagaagcaggctcccagcggaggagcccgatgtgggactcgatcccagcacgccgggatcacgccctgagccgaaggcagacgcttaacgactgcgccacccaggcgcccctgggaaaatttttttttaaatcacttaccATTCCTCCTCCAAAAGAGCGATCCCAGTTGCCAATCAGTGTATTTGCAACCATTAGACAGATTGTATCTGGATGTGCCCAACCAACGGCCTCCACAGCTACTGCAAGATGCGCCAAAGGCATCTTGTCATCCCTCACTCGAATCTAGTTAAGACGAAGGAAACACAACTCTGGTTAAGACACGCACCACGTAATGGGTTTTAACAAGAAAGATGATTTAATCACGCCACATTACGCTGAACAGTCTAATCCGGAAAAATTTCTTGAGTTCTAGAAAGAAAACTTCACCAAAACATCTCCTATTGAGATAGTATAGACATAGCCATGAGATGATTATTTCCCGGTAGAGATCAGTAATACTCTAATACTGACATAACTCATATTCTTGCACCACCGATGCTACACAGTTCTACGCGTCCGCCAATAGCAGACCTCTCCCGGGTACTCCTTGGAGCCTCCTCCCTGATGTGGCAGAGGAGGCCACCGATGAGCTGCAGGCTATAGCTGACAAGTAGCCGATGCTCTGCAAGTTCTCTAATAGCTACTCCCAGAAGGGTACTCTGGGCAGAACTTGAAGAGTAAACCTGACGTGAAAGTCAAAATTTGGggggttttaaaaatacatttccatacctcaaaatatataaatgggcataatgtcaaagaaaaagcacaaaaagcaAATTATGACATTCCCCTCAAAATCCTGCTTCCTTAGGAGAGAGGTGGTTAAATACTATGGAATATAAGCACGTGAATTCatcctcttccctttttctttcaatttaagCCTCTGGTTTCTTCCATTTTACTCATGTTAGAAATAAGCACATTTTGTACACTCATTCATAAATACGAGAAACCCAAAGGGCTAAACACTAGCTAAGGAGGCTTGCCCTACCTCACTTCCTGTGAATTTGCAGGGAGGCAGAGCTGGTATTTCTCCTTTGTGTGTGGACAGGGAGTCACCGAAGTGAAACTTTGCTAACTCAAGCAGTTCATCATGGGAAACTCCTaaattgaaggaaaatatttcatatatctCGTAGCAGCACAATCTAAAGCAGACAACTACCTTTGTTTTACAGTAAGCTCCAGGTGGTATAATGTGGCAAAAGCCATTAGAGAGTGAGCCCACACAGCACACTTTCTCCTCGCTGTTATGAGGCTTGGCGTTGCACAGCTTTCTCTGTCTGTAGAACAATTAACAGTTTTCATGAACAAATTCACAGCTAAGGGTAAGACAGCTTGAAAataccacattctttttttttttaaagattttatttatttatttgacagagatagagacagccagcgagagagggaacacaagcagggggagcgggacaggaagaagcaggctcatagcagaggagcctgatgtggggctcgatcccagaacgccgggatcacgccctgagccgaaggcagacacttaaccgctgtgccacccaggcgccccgaaaatacCACATTCTATACAGAATTATGTTATATCACTAAAAGCCCTAGAATGCAAATTGAGCAAAATCacttttcagttcatttttttttttaagtagaaaagacTATAAGTATGGGCTTTGTTCTGTTAGCTCCGCTATCAGAACTCAGAAACAAAATGTCATCTAAATTTCTGAATAAATCCATAGCTATCCAAACATTCACTGTTGACCATCCAAAACCTAGGAAGTCTACATACATGACTATTCAAACTTATGACCCGAACAGATTCAGTGAGGGATTCTTAAACACAAAGCCAAACTTAGAAAACAAATTTAGGCATACGGCAAGCGCTTTGAAAAATATTGCCATGAAGGTTCTTTATATGAAACATTCCTTTAGAACATAAAAGCACAACTTACACCCATATTTCCCAAACAAATCTGTGGTATAAACAAGACCACATATGACTGCCTGTTTTCAGAAGCACTGTGTAGGAGAGCCACCTTGGCTATCAATCCAGAGGTTGATGAAACAACAGGAAGGCCCTGATGTTCCACCGTGGACACGCACACAGTTCTCAGCACGTGACACCACCAACTTCCCCGGTTCTATTAACTTCACCTACAGCCCTCCTGATATGCTATTCCAGATACTCAGTTCCCGCTCCAGACCTCTGTGCATCCTTATCCAAAAGGCAGGGagccaataattttttttaacaaagctaGGTCTGGTCTTTTTCACTGAATTTAAGAAGCCATTGTTTATAAGGCTCATTATCACTTATGTATCAAAATACAAAATGCTGATTAATACAGGACAGGCCATGAAGTGTAAGATATTCCAACTCAGAGTGCACTCTTACAAAGGTAACATGACTTCATTTCAGAGGCCAATGCATAACATGTTAGACTTaaccctcattttcattttctccattaaTCCCAAGTAATTAGCTCAAGTCTATCCAGGGCAactagaattttaatttattgtcatttctaaagagagaaaaattaaatctacACAAAAGAACACCATCTAACTCTGCTTTACCATAAAAAtaccaaagagaaaacaaacctgGAAACCCAATGAAGTGTACTGTTTGCCTAATTTCAGACTGCCAGGAAATCCAGCAGAATCTAATGGCAATTATCTTTCATTCACTAGCTTCAAACGTGTCCCCAAGGAAGCCTTGTCCTGATGCCACCTGTATGTTTGGATTCCCATTAAACACTCTAAATGGTTCCCTATATAGTTCCCCTTTTCAGTAATCAGCtctactgaatgaataaacaaagaatgaACAACATAACATACCCATTTCATGCCTGACCAAGGATAGAGTTGGTTctcaaaaaataattgaaaatctcAAAAGATTCCCAAACTATAGTACACCTCCCAAATGTCATTATCACCGAATTTGCTCATTTGCCCCCTTCTTTGCAAGTAAATTCCATTCCATGTGTACACTTCTGTaagtttttctatttcaaaaataacCCTCTACTGAAGACAGAGGAAAAGTCTATTTTCAGTGCTGTACATTCCCCTTAAACAGCATATGAAACAATTTGCTTGGTAAATAATAAATCCCAGGACATGTCCCACCACGATCAAACTAATAAGCACAACTATCTATGACTGTGTTtaaaacagatacagaaatgGAAATCGACTAACCTCCAGCAGCCGCAAGGACTATTCTTGGCCCCTTATAATGTGTGGTTATATAATCCACCAAGTCCTTACGATTTATAGATCTGTAAATGGAGTAAGAAAAGCAATATAAAGGGAAACTAAAAATAATACACCTGACATTAAATTGGACTTTAAAGGCTCTAACTTAACTGCAGTCAGAAATGGGATATAGGCAACAAGTATCAAAACAATTTCAACTTTTATATATCAAGAAAAAAGCTTGATACCATTACTTGTTATGTCAGTAATATCCATGAGCCCAGACACCTGCGAGTTAGGTGGGGCTAAAATGTAGCTAACCACAATTTCATTTGGATTATCAGGGAGGaagaaattacattttgaaaCACACTTTTTGAATGTTTCTGAATGttaattttcaaaactcaaatttttctccaaaaaaaaaaaatcttgagaattGTACCTACTTGATATTTTCAGTTGGTCCCAAAATTGTCCGTCCAAGTGCAGTATTTTGGTAAGCTGTGGCATGAAGATAATCAAAAACAACTTCCTGTAAATTGGTTTCAACTTCCTGCATCTCTCTAAGGATTACTCCACGCTCACGTTCAATCTCTGCTTCTCCCAATGTGCTGTTTTGTATTATATCAGCAAGAATTTCTACagctaattgaaaataaaacagaagaaacaccAAGAATCTTAATTTTCAATATTAAGATCTATTAAACTAGCATCAGAAACCATGACACTGAGCATCATTTGATTTTGACTAAAAGTAGGAAGAAACAAACTTCTCTATACACTGAAtatacctaaaattaaaaatataaaatataagccCCCTGTGGTACAGAAGAACTTGAGGAAAATTCCTACATTTGTCAAAGGTCCCCACAACACTTGTAATGACtctgccacttcaaacatgccaCAGAATCTGCAAATGAGCGTATATTGTTCTGCATTAGAACATCGAGGTACCTACAGAGGATCCACAGCGCCCAAGTATTTGCTACCCCAGTTCCCGCAACAGTGAGGCTGCTACAGAAAGGCAAGAAACGGCATAATCTAAACTCTGCCCCCAATGAACCACTTACAGAATGAGTCTTCTCAAATATCCTTCCCCACTTAACTTAATCCCAGTGTCTGTTTCTACCCTTTTGATCCATGTTGGCTGTAGTCTCACCATTAGCAAAATCACTGATAAATGATGGTCTAACAGAGATGCAGAGTTAACATGAAGAAAAGGGTAGGTATCCCAAAGATTAAAAGTGACTCTTGGGAAAAACTGATGAAGCCCTTAAATATTTATACAGGAATGACCCTAATTTGCAAAAAGCCAAAATTGAACTCAAAGATACCCTACTATGCCGTTAAGCAATTTCATCAGAAAAATTACATACTTctccaaaaaggaaaaacctaATCTGTTCTTCAAGAATGAGTACATAGTTGCAATCACGATctaaattttagtaaattttaaacatgtataatctttagtttcattttttttttctctactgcaAACTTTTGTTCCTCGTCTTAGGTTCACTTTAAGGGTCCTTGTCTCAGAAGCAATTCTGTTACATTCCAACTATAATAGTTACCTCTAGACTGCCCAACATGAGGAAAAAGACTGCTAGACCAAAGTAAGCTGGggcagagatcatgaccaaagggaaaaaattatccGTAAGACCAAACAAAAACCATCTGTCCGGACGAGAACCAGAGGCCATGATGCGTTACGAAGAGTCCAAAGACAGGGGAGGACAAGGAATCCTGTGTGAAGACTCTCCTTATATGGGATTGGTAGTCTAGACTGGGGTTTGCTCAACTGGGAGTTCATATTTCCTGGAATTTATGTTTTAATcagaatctttctttttaatgtatatttaatattctatAGTAGtacatgtatttaatttataaatatacctATACTGATATATAATCACGTCTCTTACCAATAAGGCTGAGTGATCGTAAACGTTTGGAGACTGCTAGTCTAAACATCACATTATTACCTCATACACCAGGCTTCACCCAACTGAGGGGACAAAAACCTCAAGCAAACCCTGAGAAAATGAGCTGCTTCAGAGAGCACTTCCACTGTGGATTCCTCAAGGAGCTCCCAGGCTTTGCCACTGCCACCGGCGGGGGCTCTGTCCTTCCCAACCAAaagccaggaggaaaaaaaaaggccttcTACCTTGTCTTGTCCTTTCTCTAGTCCTCTTTTTTTGCTTTCCCTGCTGTTCCCTGTGTAAAAAAAGGAGAGGGACGAGCTAGAATGAACAATCCTTTAAAGTAGTCTGGCCTACCCTCTGTTCCAATCCTTAACTAGTCCTAGGGTAAAACCTTTCAAGGAAATCATTAAGAACCTTAACAATGTTTTTTGCAATTCAACACACCCTCCTCACTGTTGTCATTTTAATTGGTTGTAATGCAAGTTAGACTACcatgttataaaatttttattttatttacttgcagGTGGTAGTTGTTTTTGTATAGaacagggaatttaaaaaaaaaaaacgtaataACCAGAGCAATTACATGAGAacgaaataaaaggtatccaaattagAAACAAgcaaaactgtcactatttgcagacaacacattatacacagaaaaccctaaagactccatcaaaaaccTTTAGAATTAATAAATCCAGTacaattgcaggatacaaaatcaaagtacaaaaatctgttgcatttctatacattaataatgaactagcagaaaccaagaaaacaatcccatttacaactgcatcaaaaagaattaaagaactaaatatctattaaatatcTAGGATTAAACTTacaaaggagggaaaaagaaactgaaaactataagacattaagaaactgaagatgacacaagtaaatggaaagctcttccatcctcatggattagaagaatattaaaatgtccattactacccaaagcaatctacagattcagtacaatccctatcaaaattccaatggcatttttcacagaattagaacaaagaatcctaaaatttgtatgaaatgacCAAAAgaatcccaaatagccaaaggaatcttgagaaaGCATAAAGCTAGAGACATCAAAACTCCCTCATTTcgaactgtattacaaagctacagtagtcaaaacagtatagtattggcaCAAAAAGAGATACCTAGATGAATataacagaacagagaacccagaaataaacccacacatgtaCGGccaattaatttaaaacaaaggaaccaagaatatgcaatgggaaaggACAATCTCCTCAATAAATGCTATTGGGAAATctgggcagccacatgcaaaagaatgaaactaccactatcttggggcacctgggtggctcagtcggttaagtgtctgccttcggctcaggtcatgatcccagggtcctgggccccctatcaggctccttgctcagcagggagcctgctattccctctccctctgcctgcctgcctgccactcccttgcttgtgcgctatcaaataaatttttaaaatctttaaaaaaaagaaaagaagctacCACTGTCTTACACAATATACAAAAAGTAACTAAAAATGGGTTAAGGACTTGAACGTAAGGTTTGAAACCATgcaactcctagaagaaaacacaggcagtaaagTACCTTGACACAGgtcttagtgatttttttttttttgaactgacaccaaaagcaacaaaataaaaaataaacaagtgggactacctCACCCTAAAaagctgcacagcaaaggaaatcatccaCAGACTGCAAAGGCATTAAAAATGTTTCACTACACACATATGGCTCTGGAGAAAGTATTTTTGAATCAAGTGTTAGGGCCTGCTTTGTACAAGTCTTGCAGCTTGCACCTATTTGATACCATTTATcatgttcacagaaaaaaataaaaataggtgcCCCCTCACCCGGAGTTTGAttcattttttcacatttctgagGGTTACTCTTTCACAACAGACAGCAAAAAACAGTACTACATTATTTTTGAACTTGTGAAAATTACCTATCTGCACTACACATAACGACAGTACCTCTCGGCAAGTCTTTAGAGAATGCTTTGGCGTAATATACAGTCTGCTCTCTGGAGGTATAGGCATTGAGATGAGCACCCATGTTTTCAATCTCAAGTTCCAGATCTAACTGGGATCTCTTTTTGGTGCcctgaaacaaaaaagaagaaaaagaaaattatgatacCTTCCTTTGTCAGTTTCATGCAAGGGCCAAATTTGATTTCTAAAGTGCATGGGtgggggggttgcctgggtggcccagtccgttaagcatctgccttcagctcaggtcacgatcccagggtcctgggatccagccctgtgtcgggctccctgctcagcggagagcctgctgctccctctccctctgcctgccactgcccctgcttgagctctattaaataaataaataaactttttttaaaaattagaaataaaaataaagtgcacTGGGCCTCAAAAACACTGGTATACTTACAGATGACCATTACATTCCAAGAGAAAATCCTTGTTTTAGCTCTACAAAGCAACTTTCAGTAATTATTTCAGGTAATtattgtggaaaaaaagaaaagatttaataaataaaatagactatACTACTGGCGGCGCTTGGATGGCCCAGTCGGTTAACCgtccaacttgatttcagctcaggtcatcatcctcaGGGTCATAAGATAGAGCCCTTGAgtggggctctgcattcagtggggagtctgctggagattctctctccctctccctaccctccccaccccatgtgcacatgcacacatgcatgctctctctcaaatacatcttttttttcaaataaatctttaatatatattaaagtatatatacacacacatatatatactctaggtgtgtgtgtgtgtgtgtgtatacacacacatctacTACTGAAATAGTTATCCTTGCC
The sequence above is a segment of the Ursus arctos isolate Adak ecotype North America unplaced genomic scaffold, UrsArc2.0 scaffold_3, whole genome shotgun sequence genome. Coding sequences within it:
- the PMPCB gene encoding mitochondrial-processing peptidase subunit beta; this translates as MAAAAARGWLLPAARRRLWGLAERLLVGGAVGRSLYFGGNRLRSTQAATQVVLNVPETRVTRLDNGLRVASEDSGLSTCTVGLWIDAGSRYENEKNNGTAHFLEHMAFKGTKKRSQLDLELEIENMGAHLNAYTSREQTVYYAKAFSKDLPRAVEILADIIQNSTLGEAEIERERGVILREMQEVETNLQEVVFDYLHATAYQNTALGRTILGPTENIKSINRKDLVDYITTHYKGPRIVLAAAGGVSHDELLELAKFHFGDSLSTHKGEIPALPPCKFTGSEIRVRDDKMPLAHLAVAVEAVGWAHPDTICLMVANTLIGNWDRSFGGGMTLSSKLAQLTCHGNLCHSFQSFNTSYTDTGLWGIYMVCEPATIADMLHVVQKEWMRLCTSVTESEVARAKNLLKTNMLLQLDGSTPICEDIGRQMLCYNRRIPIPELEARIDAVNAETIQEVCTKYIYDKSPALAAVGPIEQLPEFNQIRRNMCWLRD